A segment of the Nitrospina gracilis 3/211 genome:
ACTGCTACATTTGGACGCCCGCTGGGAGAAAAGCCGGATGCATGACCCATCATCGAAAATAAGTCAGCGGGCCACACCCCTTGTTTCCCTAAAGGGGCATGCAAACCGTTGGTTGAAAAAATCACAAAGACAGAGATCGCCGGGGTGGTGGAACGGTTTACACAGTGGACTTAAAATCCATGCCCTGAAAAGGGTTGCGGGTTCGAATCCCGCCCCCGGCACCAATTTGAGTTTTCAACCCTGTAATCCTTCAGCAAGCTATCTTCCGAACCCCAATTAAAATCTCATTCGCGGACAGTAGTATTCCCCCAGATTGCCCGAAAGTCATGAAGCGGGGGCTGTGTGCGTGTTTTGCTTGTCTTCGACTTTTAGAAGATGGGCGACCCAGGGGATGGTCCATCCCTGCAGCACCAAAGATGCGATCACAATGATAACCACCACATTAAAAAAGGTGACGGTGACCGGTCCCGGGCTGATCACGGGAATGATGGCGAGAAAAATGGGCACCGCCCCGCGGAGCCCCACCCATCCGATATAAAAGTGGTCCCGCCAGGGAAAGCGAAACGGCACCAGGCAAATCGCGACGGCAAGCGGCCGGGCGACGAACATGAGAACCATAGCCACTGCGAGGGCGGGGAGCAGGGTGGCCCCGAGGGCGCTTGGAGTAATCAACAAACCCAGCATGATGAACATAACAATCTGGCTCAACCAGGCGAGCCCTTCATGGAAGTGAACCACTCTCTTCCGAGTCCCCTTAAGCCGCCAGGCGAGCATCAGTCCTGTAAGGTAAATGGCCAGGAAGCCGCTACCGCCGAGCAACCGGGTTCCATCGAAGATCACAAAAGCCCCGGCGAGACAAAGGGGTGGATACAGCCCTGATTGAAGCGGCACTCGATTCACCATGCGGGCCAGCAGCTGGCCTCCTGCGAGACCTATCACCGCGCCAAGTCCCAGTTGCAGACCAAACTGAGCCGCCAGCTCCGGCAACGTGCTTAAGTTGATGCTGGTTCCTGTATCAACGATGGTGACCAGCGTCAAAGTGAGGAAAACCGCCATGGGATCGTTGACACCGGACTCGACCAGGATGGTCTCCCGGATCCGTCCCCGTAACCGGATATTGTTGTGACCAAGAAGCAGGAACGTGGCGGCTGCATCCGTCGAACCCACCACGGCTCCAAGAAGCAGGCCATGGATCAACGGGACGTCGAACAGAAAAGAGGCGGCGGTGCCCACGATAGCGGCAGTCAAAACGACACCCATGGTCGCCAGGATGGATGCAGGCCAGACGGCTTTTTTTACATCGTCAATCGGCGTTTCCAGGCCCCCTGCAAACAGGATCATCGCCAGGGTGACTGTCCCCAGGTGATAGGCGATCTGGAAATCGTTAAATTGAATGCCGCCTGGTCCGTCCTCTCCCAGCAACGCACCCAGTATCAGGAAAAGCAGTAACAGCGGAGCCCGGGTACGGACCGCAACCGGTTCGAGCAGGATGCTGACAAAGACTAAAACCGACAATCCCAGTAAAATTAAATCCATCCAGCTGGCACCCGAGTTGGTTGTTGCATGTTACTTTTTTACCTGGTTGAGGATTGTCTGCTTTGGTTCGATTTTGAAGCGCAAGGTGGGGTTCAAGTACTTCCATAGCCGTTTAAAAAGTTTTGCTGGGGGCGTTGCAAACGAGTGAACCGTTCATTCTGCACCCTTGGGGATGGATTGAAACGACGACCTCTGGCGCATGGGCACAGTCATTTGCCAAACCCTCTTAAATGCGACTCCCCAATGCCCCTATGCTGTAGGCTGGGATTCCATTTTCAGATAATATCATTTGGGAGGTAGATCAGGGTAGGGCAAAAATGAAGGATTTCGGTTCTGCGCCTGGTCGGGGAGCCAGGGTTTATGGCCTGCTTTGCAGGACGGAAAGGTTTTGGGAAAGTCACTCCTGCGTTTTGGCAGGGAGGATTTGATCGAACGCCAGGCCACTGCTACCGCCCCCTTTGCCCACCTGCTTGCGGATGCCGACCCATGTGTACACTTTTCCATTGTACCAGCGCGTGCGTTGATACGATTTGTTCACCTTGATCCCGGCGCGGGGCACTTCTTCTTCATGTAAAAAGTAGGGCTGACCTTCCTCCAACCCCTCGCGCAACAACGATGTGCGGGGTTCGATTTTCTTCGGCACGTTCGGGTCGCCTTCGAGAATGCGGGGCATGGCGGCGCGTTGCAGTTGGATTTCCCGGTTGTTTCCTTCGATGTGGACAGGGATCATGGGGATCCATTGTTCGGGGACGGAATTGGTGACCTGGTACCGTATTTTCGCCTGGTAGGTGAATTCGGGTACCACCTCTCCAGTCTGGTCCATTAGTTGCTGAAGTTTGTTCCTGAGTTCATACCCGGCTTCCTTGCCGGGCTTCGATTTCCCCGTGACGAGCGGCACCTGCGATTCCACGCCCCACACCATGTTGGCGATTTCGTCACGAAGCATGAAAATTTCTTCAACGGGTTTGCTCTCCAGAACCTTGCGTGCGGCGGGTAGAACCACCAGGCTGAGATCCGCCGGAACCTCCTCGGTACCTTTGACGTTCAACGTGTACATGCTCCATCTCTGCCAGTCTTCATCGGAGCCGGACCCCGCGGCCTGCACCCAAATATTTTCTCCGAACACGTTGGTGACCATCAGCCCCTTGATGTCGGCCAGGGTTCCAACAGGCAGGGTGAAGGGCACGATGAACCAGTCGTTGGCGTAAACCAGGATGAATTCCAGAAGCAGTAACTTGTTCAGGTCCGTGGTGTCCGGCTGTACGAAACCGAGATCGGTCTTCCAGTTTTCAAACGTCCACCAGCGTGGGTGCGGCATGCCGCCAAAAGAAACCGACGTAGGAATGAACGTATGGGTGATGCTGGCCTCGGGATTTTCCAGTGCCGGTGCGCCGGGGTCTGTGTCCAGGCTGGTGCGGTGTTGGTCGATGTCGAAATTGTACCAGTCCAGGTGACCGTGATAATACTCTTCCGCCGCCAGTACTTTTTCGCCGCCGTCTTTTGGCGCAGAGCAGGCGAACTGATGTTCCAAATATTCCGGTTTCCAGGAAGGGTTTTCCTTTTTGTGCGGTTGGTAATACAGACGTTCGTACCAGGCGATGAACTTGGCGGCGATGCCGTCGATGGCGGTTCGTTGTGCATCGTCAGTCACGCCGGGAATGTTGTCGTATGCGTGCCGCGCGGCGTCTTCTTTCAAATAGGAATAGAGAGCGTATCCGTCCATGCGGCGTCCGGCCACTGCGGCTACCTGTTGCCAAGCCTGAATATGAGCACAGATGCGGGCATCGGATTCCTGCGCGGGATCGGGCCGGGCGATGGGATACTCGGTGATGTAATCGCCTTTCAATGCAGGGTCGATCTGCGCGATCCATTTCAACCACTGCCTTCCCATAAGAAGTCTCAGATCGAGTGAAATGTTCAGTTCCCCTTGTTGAAAAGGAATGCTCTGATGCTCCGCCTTGACCTCCAGAGGAATATCCTTCTCCAGAGGCGAGGCGGGAAGACCTCCTGCCTGGTACTTGTTGAGCGCGGTGGTGGCCATATGCACTTTGGCCAGAACCGGCGAGCCTGCATCGTCGCCGATGAACTCTCCCATCTGCCATTGGCGGGAAATCATCCACAGCGCATCCCGCACTTCCGCCTTCATGGCCCGATCGAAATCCTCGGCGCGGGTGCGTCCTTCCAGCCGGTTCCAGGTGACGATCGTCGGCTGGTAAAGGGGCAGGTATTTTAAAGCGGTTTCTGGAAAAAAGATTGCGGATTCTTCAGCCATTGTCTTCATCGCTCAGGTTGAGATGGATGTCGGCCTGCAACGCATAGTTCAGGGCCATGGTCACTGGAAACATGGTGACGGCCGCGACGGTTGCGGGCAAAAACTGGGCGTACGTTGTGGTGTCCACATGATCGGGTTCGATCGCGCGCAATTTGGCCAGGTTGAGAGCTTCGTGCAGAGTGGCCACCAGGTCGTTCCATTTCCACTCTCCCGAAAACGAAGGGGGAGTGGCGAGCAACAGCGTCTGCGGAGGCTCGGAGTTAGGCCGGTCATAATGAAAGGTGAGCCCGGTGGTTTCCTGCCTGGCAGGAATGACCTCCGTCCATTCATCCACCAGCAGGCCGCATTGCGGTTGCGAGCCGTCGAATCCGGGCGCGTGGGCGGTGTAGAGAAGTTTGTCGTTATCAATCACGTACTCGGGCGGATACTCCAACGCCAGCCAGGGATCGTTTTCCGTGTAAGGGAGTTGGAACGGCGTCAATTCCAGCGATACGCCGTCATTGAAACCCTCGGAAAGCAGAACCGTGTTCTCCCATGCGCTCATTTTTTCGCGGACGCGGGCGACGCCGTACAGCCATTCGTCCACGGGAAAGTCATTGTCCTTCACGGTGGTCTGGTAATCGAGAAGCTGACTTTGAGCGGCGATGCAGTTTTGCAGTTCCGTAGCCTGCGATCCGGTCAAAGTGAAACGGGGCAGGATCTTGAAATCCTCACCAAATATCTTTTTCGCCGCTTCGGATAAAATTTTAATGTTCTCCACCGCATTGGCGGAGGCGGCTTCCTTGTCCAGCAAGGACTGCACGGAATCCGTGATTTGGGTCAGGGCGGTGACGGTCTTTCCCGCCTGGTTGTACACATCCTCCGCGAATACGATGACCTGCCGTTCTTCGTCGTCTGTGTCGAGGAGGGTGAATTCGAACGCCTCCAGCCCGGTTTTCAATCCAGCCAGTTGAGTGGTGAAGTCCAAAAGGTTCGCAAAGGACCCCGAAAGAAATGTCTGGAAGGAGGAAGCTTTCGCATCGTAAGCGGTCTTTTTGCCGTCCAGAATCGTCTTGTAATCGCCTACCGTGGAGGGGCGCGGCACGGTGGATTGAGTGCTGATCAGTTTTTCCGCTTTCTTCATCAAGGTGAAGCGTTCTTCATCGGTGGTCGCGGCGGGGAGCTGGATTCCGATCAGGTCGTCGTATTCGGCCTGCTTCGCAAGCATGGCATTTTTGTAATTGAGCACCTTTTTGATGATGGCCGAGTACAGTTTCCGCTTCCGCTCATAAATGAAGCCGAACCCGGCCTGCGGTATGCCATAACGGCCCAACTGATACTGAACGTCGATGTAATGAGCGAGCACGCTGTCGATCTTCGCAAGGATCTGCGTTGCGTTGCCCAGCGTCGCTTCAAAATCGTCGTCCACGATCAATCCGCTGAACTCAACCACCACGTTGGTTTGAAGGGATGCGGTGAGATCGACCACTCCCTGCCGGGCATCCACCAGGAGAGTGCGGTCGATGCTTGAGGCCGCATCCTGCTTTTTCTCCGCCTCGTTTTGAAGCGCGATGTCCGATGGGCGCAATGGCCGCGAACGCACTACGAGCGAGCGCAGGCTTTCAACAAGTGGGGCCAGTTCGAAAAAGGTCACAATGTCATCAGCGGCATCAAAAACATGACTGTATTGAATCTCCACCTCCACATCGGGTCGGGGTGTTTCCGTGGCGTGGAGGAATTTCAGAATGTGATCATCCAGTGAGGTCAGGCTTTTGTCGCTTTCCACACTCAACATGTATAGCAGGTCGATGGGAAGCAGTCCCAGGTCGGCCATGGACACGGTTTTGGTCGTGGTCGGGTGCGCGTCGGTTTTTTCATAATCCGGGAGCTTGTATTGCGCCCGGCACGCGATCTTGGACAGATCGACCGGGAAAACCGCTTGCAACCACTGGTTGACAGCGGGTTCCGCCAAAGCCCGTGGGGTGCCGGCGGGGCCCGCTGTCGCGGTTGCGGGGAGGTGGATTCCAAACCGGTGGGTCAGGCCGGTGCCACTGCCGGGACTTTGAATGACGTCCGGCAATTGAGGATACCCGCCCTTACTGTAGGCATCGAGCGAGCCCGCGGCGCGGTCATAATTTCCCTGCACCACCTGGTGCACGCTTTCCGCCATGGCGAGATCGGCCACCGCGTCACGAATGTTCTTCAGGCGTTCGATTTCGGCATTGATGGCCGCGGC
Coding sequences within it:
- a CDS encoding potassium/proton antiporter, which produces MDLILLGLSVLVFVSILLEPVAVRTRAPLLLLFLILGALLGEDGPGGIQFNDFQIAYHLGTVTLAMILFAGGLETPIDDVKKAVWPASILATMGVVLTAAIVGTAASFLFDVPLIHGLLLGAVVGSTDAAATFLLLGHNNIRLRGRIRETILVESGVNDPMAVFLTLTLVTIVDTGTSINLSTLPELAAQFGLQLGLGAVIGLAGGQLLARMVNRVPLQSGLYPPLCLAGAFVIFDGTRLLGGSGFLAIYLTGLMLAWRLKGTRKRVVHFHEGLAWLSQIVMFIMLGLLITPSALGATLLPALAVAMVLMFVARPLAVAICLVPFRFPWRDHFYIGWVGLRGAVPIFLAIIPVISPGPVTVTFFNVVVIIVIASLVLQGWTIPWVAHLLKVEDKQNTHTAPAS